One window from the genome of Scyliorhinus torazame isolate Kashiwa2021f chromosome 3, sScyTor2.1, whole genome shotgun sequence encodes:
- the lyar gene encoding cell growth-regulating nucleolar protein — MVVFVCNGCGASVKKAQVEKHFSICRNSPCLSCIDCGKDFGRADYKTHIKCITEDEKYGGKGFEAKVKKGDVKQQQWMQKVHKAVNESNVSPKVQEILKQMEFCDNVPRKKAKFQNWMKNSLNIHNEALQGQVWEIFAAAIRNDKNDQQPKQNHIQNGVEPSESVEAQQSPEPVVENEKKERKKRGGKEKRQKKSKKEKKHFNSKEGENSSKQEPDSEVNEQQEKKKKKHKKQQKKEGAQAVENNSNQTEDCEQQDGEHLRGNKKSKKRKHKQSSEDEPISKQKKVEIPETEEVEENNDSKQGKFNWKRTIRIVLQRSLEHEISIKKLRKKVLAQYYSENGDSNYKSEVELLALFYKKISSNPKFKVLKDKVKLVK, encoded by the exons ATGGTGGTCTTCGTCTGTAATGGATGTGGAGCGTCTGTCAAAAAAGCTCAAGTGGAAAAACATTTTAGCATCTGTCGGAACTCCCCGTGTTTGTCATGTATTGACTGTGGCAAGGACTTTGG GAGAGCGGATTACAAGACGCACATTAAATGTATTACTGAAGATGAAAAGTATGGTGGCAAAGGATTTGAAGCCAAGGTCAAAAAGGGAGATGTGAAACAACAACAATGGATGCAG AAAGTTCACAAAGCTGTGAATGAATCAAATGTTAGTCCCAAAGTGCAAGAAATTCTGAAGCAAATGGAGTTTTGTGACAACGTACCACGAAAAAAAGCCAAATTTCAG AACTGGATGAAAAACAGTTTGAACATCCATAATGAGGCTCTGCAGGGGCAAGTGTGGGAGATCTTTGCTGCTGCTATCAGAAAT GATAAAAATGACCAGCAGCCAAAGCAGAACCACATTCAGAACGGCGTAGAGCCATCAGAATCAGTCGAAGCTCAGCAGTCTCCGGAACCTGTCGTAGAAAATGAAAAGAAGGAAAGAAAAaaacgggggggaaaagagaaaagGCAAAAAAAAtccaaaaaagaaaagaaacactTTAACTCAAAGGAAGGTGAAAATTCTTCAAAGCAGGAACCAGATTCCGAAGTGAATGAGCAGCAagagaaaaagaagaaaaaacataAAAAGCAGCAGAAGAAAGAAGGGGCCCAGGCAGTCGAGAACAATAGCAATCAAACAGAGGATTGTGAACAACAAGACGGTGAACATTTACGTGGCAACAAGAAGAGCAAGAAGCGTAAACACAAACAATCCAGTGAAG ATGAGCCCATTTCTAAACAGAAGAAAGTTGAAATTCCAGAAACAGAGGAAGTGGAAGAAAATAATGATTCAAAACAAG GAAAATTCAACTGGAAAAGGACGATCAGGATTGTTCTACAGCGGTCTCTGGAACATGAAATTTCCATTAAAAAATTaaggaaaaag GTTCTAGCCCAGTACTACTCTGAGAATGGTGACAGCAACTACAAATCTGAAGTGGAACTCCTGGCACTTTTTTACAAGAAGATAAGCTCTAACCCCAAATTTAAAGTGCTGAAAGATAAAGTGAAACTTGTCAAATAA